Part of the Caldisalinibacter kiritimatiensis genome is shown below.
CAAAGCAAAAGGTAATGCTTTTTTATAATCTCCACTAATTAACTTGCAAGCCTTTAGTGTTAATATAGGTCTTAATCTCTTTCCTCCGGCAAATATGCTATATCTCATTGCTTTAAATACTTTTTCTTGTAACATTCCTTCATTGGGTAGCGTCTTATCTAATTCACTTTCAATTATATCTTTATATTCATTTAATTCGTTACCTAATTCCATACTATCCTCCTACTATTCATTTAGAAACTCTATTTCTTTTACTTCTCCAGTTTCATTTTCTAAAAGTAATTTAACTTTACCCTCAACGTTATTAATAAAATCATTACAATACTTGTATAATTCTACTCCTCTTTGAAATTCCTTAAAAGATTCCTCTAATGTTAATTCACCATTCTCCAGGTTATTAACTATTTTTTCCAATTCTTTAATAGCACTTTCAAAATCAACATTCTTTTCGTTCATTTAGATTATTTTCCTCCTCTTTCTCTAAATCCAAGGAAACAACTTTCATTTTTGCAGTCCCGTCTATAAATTTTATGTTAACAACTTCATTCTTTTTCAGTTCGTTTATACTTTTTATAACATGTCCATCTTTATTTAAAGTTAGTGTATAGCCTCTTTCAATTATAGACACAGGACTTAATGTATATAATTTTTCTTCTAACATCTCAACTTTATTTTTATATTTCTCTAATAAGTAATTGTTATTTTTTATTAATTCTTTAAATAAGATATCAAGCGTTTGTTTTTTCTGATTTATTTTATCAATCGGATTATTATATTCTAGTTTAACCTTTAGTAAAGCTATCTTACTTCTATTTTTATTTAAGTTTTCTGAATAAGAGTTATATAATCTATTAAATAATTCGTTTAATTTACTATTAACTTCACTCTTACTAGGAACCGACAATTCTCCTGCAGCAGATGGTGTAGGTGCACGTAAATCCGATACAAAATCAGCAATTGTAAAATCTGTCTCGTGCCCCACTGCTGATACAACAGGTATTTTCATCTTATGAATTGTACGAGCAACATTTTCTTCATTAAAAGCCCAAAGCTCCTCAATAGAACCTCCACCTCTACCTGTAATAACTACATCTATATCATTACGGCTGTTAAAATGCTCTAACCCTTTACAAATATCCTCACTAGCTCTCGGTCCTTGAACTAAAACAGGATAAATTATTATTTCTGCTGATGGTAATCTTCTTTTTACTACTGTTACAATATCTTTTACAGCAGCTCCCTTTGATGAAGTTACAACTCCTATTTTTTTTGGAAATTTAGGTATCGGTTTCTTTTTATTTTCATCGAATAATCCTTCTTCTTCTAACTTCTTTTTTAGTTTTTCAAATTCTATAAACAAGTCACCAATACCTTTTGTAGTCATCTCAGTGACGTATAACTGATAATTTCCATTTCTTTCATATACTGAAATATATCCAATTGCTACTACACTCATACCATCTTCAGGTGTGAAGCTTAAGTTTTTGCAGCTGTTATTAAACATTATGCAATTTAATTTAGAATCATTATCCTTTAGTGAAAAATACATATGACCACTATAATGATGCTTAAAATTTGATATTTCTCCCTCTACCCTTATATTATGAAGAATAGGGTCACTAGTTAAGACTCGTTTTATATATCTATTAACTTCTGATACCTTTAAAGGTTTTAACTCCATTTTTTCTTAAAAGCCTCCACTGTATTTTCCAATAACATTGCAATTGTCATTGGACCTACACCACCAGGCACAGGTGTTATCCATGATGCCTTTTTCTTAACATTTATATAATCAACATCTCCAACTAATTTTCCATCTTTAAAGTTAATACCTGCATCAATTACTATCGCTTTATCTTTAACCATAGTTTCAGTAACAAGATCTGCTACACCAGCAGCCGAAACTATAATGTCAGCATTTCTAATATGTTCTTCTAAATTTCTTGTTCTAGAATGGCATATTGTAACTGTAGCATTTTCTCTTAGAAGTAGTAAAGCTGTTGGTTTGCCAACTATATTACTACGTCCTATCACTACAGCATTCTTTCCTTCAATTTCTATATCTGTTGACTTTATTAGTTTAATAATTCCCTTTGGTGTACAAGGTAAAAATCCTTCTTCACCAAGAAATAATTTACCTGTATTAACAGCATGAAATCCATCTACATCCTTTGATGGTAGTATATTTGCATTGATTTTTTTCTCACCTATTCCATTAGGTAATGGTAATTGTACAAGTATACCATTAATGTCCTCATCTTTGTTTAGTTTATCAATTAACTCCAGTACTTCTTCTTCAGTAGTATTAGCATCTAACCTATAAACAACTGAATTTATGCCAACTTTTTTACAAGCTTTTTCCTTCATTGAAACATATTTATGAGATGCTTTATCATCACCAACTAAAATTACAGCTAATCCAGGCACTTTATCTGTTTTACTTTTTAGTTCTTCTATTTCGTTTTTTAAGCTTTCATGTATAGAGTTAGCTATTTCTTTACCATCAATTATTTTACCTGACATGTTTTACACCTCACTATTTATTCCTCTTTTAATTTTACCTAAATAAGCAATACCAATTGCACTATCTGTACAATATTTAGATTCTGGAAAATATATATTTCCAATATTTTTATTCTGTATATTCTCAATTAGTATCCTTCTGATTATTGAATTCGATGCTACTCCTCCAATAATTAGTATATCCTTTATATTATAAACCTCTATTCCATTTTTTATAATATCTAATAATGAATATCCTATAGAGCTAAATAAATTATAAGCTATTATCTTGCTATCGTACTTGTTTTTATCAATTAACTTATTAAAATAAGTTTCTGTCCCCGAAAAATTTAGATATGTATCTTTAACACTTACAGGATAGCTTATTTTTTTATTTGCGCCCTTTTTTTGAGAAGCTGCATCTAATTCTCTTCCACATGGAAATTTCAGACCTAATCTTACACCTATTCTGTCAACTAGCTGTCCTGCACTAACATCTTTAGTTCCTCCTATTATATCTATATTAAAGTTTTCTAGTTCATCTCTTACTCTTAGTAATTCAGTAGTCCCTCCCGAAATATGTAGTGCTAAGAATTCTTTTTTTATCTGTAAATCACTTCCTATAAGTCCAGCTGCAATATGTCCATCTTGATGACTAAATTGTTTATAAGATGCATTTAAAGTCTTTGATAAAATAAAACCTTGGTTTTCTGAAACTTTGAAAACAGGCATGTATGATTCATTTAAATTTCGAGGTTTAATACTAGCTGAGACAACATTGATTTTATTTAAATCTATTTCGTTTGATAATTTTTCTATTAAGGTTCTAATATTATTAATATGTTGAAAGACAGCTTCCTGCTGTCTTAATCCTCTTTTGCCTTTTTTAACTTTTAATATCATTCTATAATCAGCAATTATTCTATTAGACTCTTTTATAACGGCTATAGAAGTAGTATATGCACTAGTATCAATACCTAAATAATAGTTACTCATCTTTTTCATCCAATCTTTTAACATAACTACCTAGTACGCCGTTTATAAATTTAGCTGATTCTAAATTACTATAAGTTTTACTTATTTCTAATGCTTCATTTATTGAAACTTCTAAAGGTATATCGCTTCTATAATTAATCTCACAAATCGCTATTCTTAATACAGATAGGTCTACTTTAGCTATTCTATTTAGCTTCCAAGACTTAGAATGTTTTTCGATTACACTATCTATATATTCTTTATTCTGTATTGCTTTTGATATTATATCACTAATATATTCACTTTCTCTATTTTTTGGTTTCTTTTCTTCTAAATACTCTTCAACAATGCTATTCGAAAAATTATTGTTTATCTCCATTTGAAATAATAACTTCATAGCCTCTTCTCTTGCTATTTTTCTGCCCATCTGTAACCTCCTATTTAATTTTATCTTAATTTTAATAATTTGTATAAAATTGTTTCTATATTGTTTAATGAAACTACCCTATTTAATATAGCAATAAATCGATACATTATCAAGAAGTATTCATTCTATGTTTATTTTATCTAAGTCTTAGTTTTTATATGTACTATTTTAATTTTCCAGGTGGTAATATCCTATCTAACAATTCTCCTATATTTTCGCGATTATCAATTTTTTTGCCAAAATAATAACCTATCGCTACTAAAATCAAAATAAAAATTGTTTTAAAAAATCCTACAGTTAGAAAGACTATAGCTACAATCAATCCAAATAGACTACCTAAAATTTTACCTTGATGTTTTTCAAATATGTCTAATAATCTTTCCTTGAGCAAGCTAATCACCTCTTCAAATAACTTATCTTGTCACTTTCACTGGAGCTGTAATATTATTCACTTCAACTTTTACTTCTTTAACCTCTACACCTGTACATTTTTCGACGTGTTCTTTTACTTTATTTTGTAATCCTGTAGTAACTTCTGGAATATTAACGTCCGGGTATACTAAACCTTTTATTATTAATAATATACTATCTTCTTCAAATTTTACATCTACTTTTACGTCACTAATGCCTTCTGTTGTTGAAACCACATTTTCAGTTAATCCAACAATAGTCTGACTTGATATCTTTAATTGTCCTAGTTTAGTATATCTCATTATATAATTATTTCTATTAGTTCTCGTAATTCCTGATATTAGAAATTTTATACTAACTAATAAAAATGCAAGTCCAATTATAGAATACCAATAATTTCCCTTTGCAGCAGATAAATATGGA
Proteins encoded:
- the xseB gene encoding exodeoxyribonuclease VII small subunit produces the protein MNEKNVDFESAIKELEKIVNNLENGELTLEESFKEFQRGVELYKYCNDFINNVEGKVKLLLENETGEVKEIEFLNE
- the xseA gene encoding exodeoxyribonuclease VII large subunit, with amino-acid sequence MELKPLKVSEVNRYIKRVLTSDPILHNIRVEGEISNFKHHYSGHMYFSLKDNDSKLNCIMFNNSCKNLSFTPEDGMSVVAIGYISVYERNGNYQLYVTEMTTKGIGDLFIEFEKLKKKLEEEGLFDENKKKPIPKFPKKIGVVTSSKGAAVKDIVTVVKRRLPSAEIIIYPVLVQGPRASEDICKGLEHFNSRNDIDVVITGRGGGSIEELWAFNEENVARTIHKMKIPVVSAVGHETDFTIADFVSDLRAPTPSAAGELSVPSKSEVNSKLNELFNRLYNSYSENLNKNRSKIALLKVKLEYNNPIDKINQKKQTLDILFKELIKNNNYLLEKYKNKVEMLEEKLYTLSPVSIIERGYTLTLNKDGHVIKSINELKKNEVVNIKFIDGTAKMKVVSLDLEKEEENNLNERKEC
- the folD gene encoding bifunctional methylenetetrahydrofolate dehydrogenase/methenyltetrahydrofolate cyclohydrolase FolD, whose amino-acid sequence is MSGKIIDGKEIANSIHESLKNEIEELKSKTDKVPGLAVILVGDDKASHKYVSMKEKACKKVGINSVVYRLDANTTEEEVLELIDKLNKDEDINGILVQLPLPNGIGEKKINANILPSKDVDGFHAVNTGKLFLGEEGFLPCTPKGIIKLIKSTDIEIEGKNAVVIGRSNIVGKPTALLLLRENATVTICHSRTRNLEEHIRNADIIVSAAGVADLVTETMVKDKAIVIDAGINFKDGKLVGDVDYINVKKKASWITPVPGGVGPMTIAMLLENTVEAFKKKWS
- a CDS encoding endopeptidase, which produces MSNYYLGIDTSAYTTSIAVIKESNRIIADYRMILKVKKGKRGLRQQEAVFQHINNIRTLIEKLSNEIDLNKINVVSASIKPRNLNESYMPVFKVSENQGFILSKTLNASYKQFSHQDGHIAAGLIGSDLQIKKEFLALHISGGTTELLRVRDELENFNIDIIGGTKDVSAGQLVDRIGVRLGLKFPCGRELDAASQKKGANKKISYPVSVKDTYLNFSGTETYFNKLIDKNKYDSKIIAYNLFSSIGYSLLDIIKNGIEVYNIKDILIIGGVASNSIIRRILIENIQNKNIGNIYFPESKYCTDSAIGIAYLGKIKRGINSEV
- the nusB gene encoding transcription antitermination factor NusB; this encodes MGRKIAREEAMKLLFQMEINNNFSNSIVEEYLEEKKPKNRESEYISDIISKAIQNKEYIDSVIEKHSKSWKLNRIAKVDLSVLRIAICEINYRSDIPLEVSINEALEISKTYSNLESAKFINGVLGSYVKRLDEKDE
- a CDS encoding DUF2273 domain-containing protein, with amino-acid sequence MLKERLLDIFEKHQGKILGSLFGLIVAIVFLTVGFFKTIFILILVAIGYYFGKKIDNRENIGELLDRILPPGKLK
- the amaP gene encoding alkaline shock response membrane anchor protein AmaP: MKILDRIILTIYTLCLAIVSMFIMIFPIKNIKLLQVDAVTPYLSAAKGNYWYSIIGLAFLLVSIKFLISGITRTNRNNYIMRYTKLGQLKISSQTIVGLTENVVSTTEGISDVKVDVKFEEDSILLIIKGLVYPDVNIPEVTTGLQNKVKEHVEKCTGVEVKEVKVEVNNITAPVKVTR